A section of the Streptomyces sp. NBC_01591 genome encodes:
- a CDS encoding sigma-70 family RNA polymerase sigma factor, with translation MTPDEQLMTALYTEHHDVLLSFVRRYVRSPEQAEDVVQETLLRAWRSIDKIEPRHVTIRSYLFTIARNVLTDGWRAEQRRPEPLYDDEALAAVPSADDVEAALEGHVITAALERLSSEHRDVIQALYFEGLTVAEAASRLTIPEGTVKSRAYYAVRNLRAAFEEMGVLR, from the coding sequence GTGACGCCGGACGAGCAGTTGATGACTGCGTTGTACACCGAGCACCACGATGTGCTGCTCTCCTTCGTGCGCAGGTACGTGCGCAGTCCCGAGCAGGCGGAGGACGTCGTGCAGGAGACGCTGCTGCGGGCGTGGCGCAGCATCGACAAGATCGAGCCACGCCACGTCACCATCCGCTCCTATCTCTTCACGATCGCCCGCAACGTGCTCACCGACGGCTGGCGCGCTGAGCAGCGGCGTCCGGAACCGCTCTACGACGACGAGGCACTCGCGGCTGTACCTTCTGCCGATGATGTGGAGGCGGCGCTGGAGGGGCACGTGATCACCGCAGCGTTGGAACGCTTGTCCAGCGAGCATCGTGATGTGATCCAGGCGCTGTACTTCGAGGGGCTGACCGTCGCCGAGGCCGCGTCACGGCTCACGATCCCGGAGGGAACGGTCAAGTCCCGCGCCTACTACGCCGTACGCAACCTGCGCGCAGCCTTTGAAGAAATGGGAGTTCTGCGGTGA